In one Umezawaea sp. Da 62-37 genomic region, the following are encoded:
- the ispD gene encoding 2-C-methyl-D-erythritol 4-phosphate cytidylyltransferase, with product MSVVALVPAAGRGERLGYGMAKALVPVNGVPLLVRAVRGLLDAGCVQHVVVAAPPSDVDTMCTVTASLASAGGAVHVLAGGAERTDSVRLALEYALREIPDTRIVLVHDAARAFTPAEVIRRVVEAVESGRPAVIPVLPMADTVKQVDADGRVVATPDRAALRVVQTPQGFAADVLLRAHASGVQATDDAGLVELLGLPVTTVAGHANAMKITTPFDLAVAEALLAGGSA from the coding sequence ATGAGCGTTGTCGCGCTGGTGCCCGCGGCGGGTCGGGGTGAGCGTCTCGGCTACGGCATGGCCAAGGCGCTCGTACCGGTCAACGGGGTTCCGCTTCTGGTTCGTGCCGTGCGCGGCCTGCTCGACGCGGGATGCGTGCAACACGTCGTAGTCGCTGCCCCACCGTCCGATGTGGACACAATGTGCACCGTGACCGCCTCGCTGGCTTCGGCCGGCGGGGCGGTGCACGTGCTTGCGGGCGGTGCCGAGCGCACCGACTCCGTTCGTCTCGCGTTGGAGTACGCACTCCGCGAGATCCCCGACACGCGCATCGTGCTCGTGCACGACGCCGCGCGCGCCTTCACGCCCGCCGAGGTCATCCGCCGCGTGGTCGAGGCCGTCGAGTCGGGTCGGCCCGCCGTCATCCCGGTGTTGCCGATGGCGGACACCGTGAAGCAGGTCGACGCCGACGGCAGGGTCGTCGCGACGCCGGACCGCGCCGCGCTGCGGGTCGTGCAGACCCCGCAGGGCTTCGCCGCGGACGTGCTGCTGCGCGCTCACGCGTCCGGTGTGCAGGCGACCGACGACGCGGGTCTCGTGGAACTCCTCGGTCTTCCTGTGACGACTGTCGCAGGGCACGCGAACGCGATGAAGATCACGACTCCGTTCGACCTCGCGGTAGCCGAGGCACTGCTCGCAGGAGGATCAGCTTGA
- a CDS encoding CarD family transcriptional regulator, translating into MVFKVGETVVYPHHGAALIEAIETRLIKGEEKKYLVLKVAQGDLTVRVPADNAEIVGVRDVVGQEGLDKVFEVLRAPHTEEPTNWSRRYKANLEKLASGDVNKVAEVVRDLWRREKDRGLSAGEKRMLAKARQILVSELALAEGTDEDKAEVLLDEVLATAS; encoded by the coding sequence ATGGTTTTCAAGGTCGGAGAGACCGTCGTCTACCCGCACCACGGTGCCGCTCTCATCGAAGCAATCGAGACCCGGCTGATCAAGGGCGAGGAGAAGAAGTACCTCGTCCTGAAGGTCGCACAAGGCGATCTCACGGTCCGCGTGCCCGCTGACAACGCCGAGATCGTAGGCGTGCGCGACGTTGTCGGCCAAGAGGGTCTCGACAAAGTCTTCGAGGTCTTGCGTGCTCCCCACACCGAGGAGCCGACCAACTGGTCGCGGCGGTACAAGGCCAATCTTGAGAAGCTCGCGTCTGGCGACGTGAACAAGGTAGCCGAAGTGGTGCGCGATCTCTGGCGGCGCGAGAAGGACCGCGGGCTGTCCGCGGGCGAGAAGCGGATGCTGGCGAAGGCTCGGCAGATACTGGTTAGCGAACTGGCGCTGGCCGAGGGCACCGACGAGGACAAAGCAGAAGTGCTCCTCGACGAAGTCCTCGCTACCGCGTCCTGA
- the radA gene encoding DNA repair protein RadA, whose protein sequence is MPNKVRAPRPQYRCAECGTEFAKWVGRCSECQAWGSVEERGAATPLARIVAGAPTSRARPIGEVDIESARATKTGVDELDRVLGGGLVPGAVVLLAGEPGVGKSTLLLEVAYQWSSTVGRSLYLTGEESAGQVRLRAERTGNLHGEMYLAAESDLSAVLGQVDEVKPSLLIIDSVQTMSSMNVDGVSGGVSQVRAVAAGLIALAKERNLPVVLVGHVTKDGSIAGPRVLEHLVDVVLQFEGDRHSTLRLLRGIKNRYGAADEVGCFELRDDGIVGVPDPSGLFLSRRDQAVEGTAVTVIVEGKRPMLGEVQALVTKTNLPAPRRAVSGLDSARIAMALAVLEKRGKVNLFQKDVFTATVGGMKLTEPAADLAVVLAVASAEREIALPADLVVLGEVGLAGEIRRVNGVGKRLAEALRLGFTKALVPPDAGPLPEGVRVLVAHDLLTALDVLGLNKGK, encoded by the coding sequence GTGCCAAACAAGGTTCGCGCGCCCCGTCCCCAGTACCGCTGCGCGGAGTGCGGGACCGAGTTCGCCAAGTGGGTCGGCCGGTGCTCGGAGTGCCAGGCCTGGGGCAGTGTCGAGGAGCGCGGCGCGGCGACCCCGCTGGCGCGGATCGTGGCCGGTGCGCCGACGTCGCGGGCGCGGCCGATCGGCGAGGTCGACATCGAGTCGGCGCGGGCGACGAAGACGGGTGTGGACGAGCTGGACCGGGTGCTCGGCGGCGGGCTGGTGCCGGGTGCGGTGGTGCTGCTGGCGGGCGAGCCGGGTGTCGGCAAGTCGACGCTGCTGCTGGAGGTCGCCTACCAGTGGTCGTCCACGGTGGGCCGCAGCCTCTACCTGACCGGTGAGGAGTCCGCGGGGCAGGTGCGGTTGCGGGCCGAGCGCACCGGGAACCTGCACGGCGAGATGTACCTGGCGGCCGAAAGCGACCTTTCGGCCGTGCTGGGGCAGGTGGACGAGGTGAAGCCCAGCCTGCTGATCATCGACTCGGTGCAGACCATGTCCTCGATGAACGTCGACGGCGTGTCGGGCGGTGTGAGCCAGGTGCGGGCGGTGGCCGCGGGGCTGATCGCGCTGGCCAAGGAGCGCAACCTGCCGGTCGTGCTGGTCGGCCACGTGACGAAAGACGGCTCCATCGCCGGTCCGCGGGTGCTGGAGCACCTGGTGGACGTGGTGCTCCAGTTCGAGGGCGACCGGCACTCCACGCTGCGGCTGCTGCGCGGCATCAAGAACCGCTACGGCGCGGCCGACGAGGTCGGCTGCTTCGAGCTGCGCGACGACGGCATCGTCGGCGTCCCCGACCCGTCGGGCCTGTTCCTGAGCAGGCGCGACCAGGCCGTCGAGGGCACGGCGGTCACGGTGATCGTCGAGGGCAAGCGCCCCATGCTCGGCGAGGTCCAGGCGCTCGTCACCAAGACGAACCTGCCCGCGCCCCGCCGCGCGGTGAGCGGCCTGGACTCCGCCCGGATCGCCATGGCGCTGGCCGTGCTGGAGAAGCGCGGCAAGGTCAACCTGTTCCAGAAGGACGTGTTCACCGCCACCGTCGGCGGCATGAAGCTCACCGAACCCGCCGCCGACCTCGCCGTCGTGCTCGCGGTGGCTTCCGCCGAACGCGAGATCGCCCTGCCCGCGGACCTCGTGGTGCTCGGCGAAGTCGGCCTGGCGGGCGAGATCCGCCGCGTCAACGGCGTCGGCAAGCGGCTCGCGGAGGCACTGCGCCTCGGCTTCACCAAGGCCCTCGTGCCACCGGACGCCGGGCCGCTGCCGGAGGGCGTGCGGGTGCTGGTGGCGCACGACCTGCTGACGGCGCTGGACGTGCTGGGGCTGAACAAGGGGAAGTGA
- the otsB gene encoding trehalose-phosphatase: MTAEALPADLRRAIVQLARTPRLLVACDYDGTLAPIVADPEQARPMTESVGALRSLAGLHETTTTVISGRALRDLATLSRLPSEVHLVGSHGSEFDVGFVHALDADAKALHRRLEAELEQLVDGSEGVGLEVKPASIAVHVRRAEASVGQAVLDAVRSGPCTWEGVHVTEGKAVVELAVVQTDKGHALDVLRHRVSATAAVFVGDDVTDEKAFARLSGPDVGIKVGEGESLAEYTIQDTTDVATVLAFLLEERRNWLHGDQAVPIERLTMLANERSVALVTPDARINWLCHPEPDSAAVFADLLGGPEAGHFSIKPEHGSLPLGQRYLPGTMIVETRWSRLLVSDYLDHYSASHRTDVIRRISGSTNAVITFAPRPEFGQVPVRLLREREGLRVVGTSDPMVLRSPGVDWEITSDGLQETARAVVRPREGAPILLELRCGTDDLSDATISESDRRERAGAYWSDWAKTLDLPPLETDLVMRSALTLKGLVHAETGAIMAAATTSLPEELGGIRNWDYRYCWLRDAALTAQALVSVGSTSEAEAFLGWVHGVLATLPGPERLHPLYTLQGTMLGAEAVIDTLPGYAGSRPVRVGNLANQQVQLDVFGPVVDLVVKLAEARGAVTDQDWLMVQAMAEAVARRWHEPDHGIWEERHAPRHHVYSKVMCWVTIDRAVKLGEAYGRAIDPSWPILRDTISTDVLKNGWKDEAQSFTTAYDDYDLDAASLHVGLSGLIDPADERFQSTVTAIEAELRSGSTVYRYRRDDGLPGDEGGFHLCAAWMIEAYLLTGRRTEAEELFAQMVDAAGPTGLLPEEYDPIAERSLGNHPQAYSHLGLIRCAQLLSATT, encoded by the coding sequence TTGACCGCCGAGGCCCTCCCCGCGGACCTGCGCCGAGCGATCGTGCAGCTGGCTCGTACCCCACGCCTGCTGGTGGCGTGCGACTACGACGGGACACTTGCACCGATCGTCGCCGACCCCGAACAGGCCCGACCGATGACCGAGTCGGTGGGCGCGTTGCGTTCGCTGGCCGGACTCCACGAGACCACCACCACAGTCATCTCCGGCCGCGCCCTGCGGGACCTCGCGACACTGTCGCGGCTCCCCTCCGAGGTGCACCTGGTCGGTTCGCACGGCTCCGAGTTCGACGTCGGCTTCGTGCACGCGCTCGACGCCGACGCCAAGGCGCTGCACCGCAGGCTCGAGGCCGAGCTGGAGCAGCTGGTCGACGGCAGCGAGGGCGTCGGGCTCGAGGTCAAGCCCGCCAGCATCGCGGTGCACGTCCGCCGCGCCGAGGCGAGCGTCGGGCAGGCCGTGCTCGACGCGGTCCGCTCCGGCCCGTGCACCTGGGAAGGCGTCCACGTCACCGAGGGCAAGGCCGTCGTCGAGCTCGCCGTCGTGCAGACCGACAAGGGCCACGCGCTCGACGTGCTGCGGCACCGGGTCAGCGCGACCGCCGCGGTCTTCGTCGGCGACGACGTGACCGACGAGAAGGCGTTCGCCCGGCTGTCCGGGCCGGACGTCGGCATCAAGGTCGGCGAGGGCGAGTCCCTGGCCGAGTACACGATCCAGGACACCACCGACGTCGCGACGGTGCTGGCGTTCCTCCTGGAGGAGCGCCGGAACTGGCTGCACGGCGACCAGGCGGTGCCGATCGAGCGGCTGACCATGCTGGCCAACGAGCGGTCCGTCGCCCTGGTCACCCCGGACGCGCGGATCAACTGGCTGTGCCACCCGGAGCCGGACTCGGCCGCGGTGTTCGCGGACCTGCTCGGCGGCCCGGAGGCGGGCCACTTCTCGATCAAGCCCGAGCACGGCTCGCTGCCGCTGGGGCAGCGCTACCTGCCCGGCACCATGATCGTGGAGACCCGGTGGTCCCGACTGCTCGTGTCGGACTACCTGGACCACTACAGCGCCTCGCACCGCACGGACGTGATCCGGCGGATCAGCGGCTCCACCAACGCGGTGATCACGTTCGCGCCGCGACCGGAGTTCGGCCAGGTGCCCGTGCGGCTGCTGCGCGAGCGCGAGGGCCTGCGCGTGGTCGGCACGTCCGACCCGATGGTGCTGCGCTCCCCCGGCGTCGACTGGGAGATCACCTCCGACGGCCTCCAGGAGACCGCCCGCGCGGTCGTCCGGCCGCGCGAGGGGGCGCCGATCCTGCTGGAGCTGCGCTGCGGCACGGACGACCTGTCCGACGCCACGATCAGCGAGTCCGACCGCCGCGAGCGGGCGGGCGCGTACTGGTCGGACTGGGCGAAGACGCTGGACCTGCCGCCGCTGGAGACCGACCTCGTCATGCGGTCGGCGTTGACGCTCAAGGGCCTGGTGCACGCCGAGACCGGCGCGATCATGGCCGCGGCGACCACGTCGCTGCCCGAGGAACTGGGCGGCATCCGCAACTGGGACTACCGCTACTGCTGGCTGCGCGACGCGGCGCTGACCGCGCAGGCGCTGGTGTCGGTGGGCTCCACCTCGGAGGCCGAGGCGTTCCTCGGTTGGGTGCACGGCGTGCTGGCCACGCTGCCCGGCCCGGAGCGGCTGCACCCGCTGTACACGTTGCAGGGCACCATGCTCGGCGCCGAGGCCGTGATCGACACGCTGCCCGGCTACGCGGGTTCCCGTCCGGTCCGCGTGGGCAACCTCGCGAACCAGCAGGTCCAGCTCGACGTCTTCGGCCCCGTGGTCGACCTCGTCGTGAAGCTGGCCGAAGCTCGCGGCGCGGTGACCGACCAGGACTGGCTGATGGTGCAGGCCATGGCCGAGGCCGTCGCGCGGCGCTGGCACGAGCCCGACCACGGCATCTGGGAGGAGCGGCACGCGCCGCGCCACCACGTGTACTCCAAGGTCATGTGCTGGGTCACCATCGACCGCGCGGTGAAGCTGGGTGAGGCCTACGGCCGCGCCATCGACCCGTCGTGGCCGATCCTGCGCGACACGATCTCCACCGACGTGCTGAAGAACGGCTGGAAGGACGAAGCCCAGTCCTTCACCACGGCCTACGACGACTACGACCTCGACGCGGCCTCGCTGCACGTCGGCTTGTCCGGGCTGATCGACCCGGCCGACGAGCGGTTCCAGTCCACCGTCACCGCGATCGAGGCCGAGCTGCGCAGCGGCTCGACCGTGTACCGGTACCGGCGCGACGACGGCCTGCCCGGCGACGAGGGCGGCTTCCACCTCTGCGCGGCCTGGATGATCGAGGCCTACCTGCTCACCGGCAGGCGCACCGAGGCCGAGGAGCTGTTCGCGCAGATGGTCGACGCCGCGGGCCCGACCGGCCTGCTGCCCGAGGAGTACGACCCGATCGCCGAACGCTCGCTGGGCAACCACCCGCAGGCGTACAGCCACCTGGGTCTGATCCGCTGCGCCCAGCTGCTGTCGGCGACCACGTAG
- a CDS encoding trehalose-6-phosphate synthase, with protein MSSIGENGADFLVVANRLPVDLERLPDGTERWKHSPGGLVSALEPFLRTHSGAWIGWPGVADAEVDAFEEGGLQLHPVRLSADEVQDYYEGFSNGTLWPLYHDVVAPPAFHRHWWNAYTRVNQRFADATAKVAAQGATVWVQDYQLQLVPAMLREQRPDLKIGFFLHIPFPPVELFMQLPWRTEIIRGLLGADLVGFHRPGGAQNFLWLARRLVGLEPSRGAVGVRTKPGVVQVGDRTVRVGAFPISIDSAGLDALARRKDVQARAKQLREDLGNPKKILLGVDRLDYTKGIDVRLKALHELLEDGRIDPEDVAMVQLATPSRERVEHYKTMRGDIEQIVGRINGEFARVGRPVVHYLHQSVNREELAAFMSAADVMVVTPVRDGMNLVCKEYVATRYDLGGALVLSEFAGAASELTSAYLVNPHDLDGVKNALESALTIDPAEGRRRMRALRRQVLTHDVDRWARSFLEALGTQTSV; from the coding sequence GTGAGCAGCATTGGCGAGAACGGTGCGGACTTCCTGGTCGTCGCGAACCGCCTGCCGGTAGACCTGGAACGGTTGCCCGACGGTACCGAACGCTGGAAGCACAGCCCCGGTGGCCTGGTCAGCGCGCTCGAACCGTTCCTGCGGACGCACAGCGGCGCGTGGATCGGCTGGCCCGGTGTCGCCGACGCGGAGGTGGACGCGTTCGAGGAGGGCGGCCTCCAGTTGCACCCGGTGCGCCTGAGCGCCGACGAGGTCCAGGACTACTACGAGGGCTTCTCCAACGGCACCCTCTGGCCGCTCTACCACGACGTGGTCGCGCCACCCGCGTTCCACCGGCACTGGTGGAACGCCTACACGCGGGTCAACCAGCGCTTCGCCGACGCGACCGCGAAGGTGGCCGCGCAGGGCGCGACGGTGTGGGTGCAGGACTACCAGCTGCAACTGGTCCCGGCGATGCTGCGCGAGCAGCGGCCCGACCTGAAGATCGGCTTCTTCCTGCACATCCCGTTCCCGCCCGTCGAGCTGTTCATGCAGCTCCCGTGGCGCACGGAGATCATCCGCGGCCTGCTGGGCGCGGACCTGGTGGGCTTCCACCGCCCCGGCGGCGCGCAGAACTTCCTCTGGCTGGCCCGCCGCCTGGTCGGCCTCGAGCCCAGCCGCGGCGCGGTCGGCGTGCGCACCAAGCCCGGTGTCGTGCAGGTCGGCGACCGCACGGTGCGCGTGGGCGCGTTCCCGATCTCGATCGACTCGGCGGGCCTGGACGCGCTGGCGCGCCGCAAGGACGTGCAGGCGCGCGCCAAGCAGCTCCGCGAAGACCTCGGGAACCCGAAGAAGATCCTGCTCGGCGTCGACCGGCTCGACTACACCAAGGGCATCGACGTCCGGCTGAAGGCGCTGCACGAGCTGCTGGAGGACGGCCGGATCGATCCCGAGGACGTGGCGATGGTGCAGTTGGCCACGCCGAGCCGGGAGCGGGTCGAGCACTACAAGACGATGCGCGGCGACATCGAGCAGATCGTCGGCCGGATCAACGGCGAGTTCGCGCGGGTCGGGCGGCCGGTCGTGCACTACCTGCACCAGTCGGTGAACCGCGAGGAGCTGGCCGCGTTCATGAGCGCGGCGGACGTCATGGTGGTGACGCCGGTCCGCGACGGCATGAACCTCGTGTGCAAGGAGTACGTGGCCACCAGGTACGACCTCGGCGGCGCGCTGGTGCTCAGCGAGTTCGCCGGGGCGGCTTCCGAGCTGACCAGCGCGTACCTGGTGAACCCCCACGACCTGGACGGCGTCAAGAACGCTTTGGAGTCCGCCCTCACCATCGACCCCGCCGAGGGCCGCCGTAGGATGCGCGCCCTGCGACGCCAAGTCCTCACGCACGACGTCGACCGCTGGGCGCGGTCGTTCCTTGAAGCGCTAGGCACGCAGACCTCGGTCTGA
- a CDS encoding threonine/serine exporter family protein: protein MSLGRARPSWLRRSTRTSVDQPKPQAAVFGPVPLDESTVNLVLDLALRVGEAELASGVGAADVTATIIDVTAAYGLPHTEVDVTFTAITVCCHRGTEAAPITTLRVVRSRSLDFTRLAELELLIGRMKSGAITPRDAHAELDRITTAPHPYPRWVATAAWAGMAAGVAVLVGGGPLLALTAAFVTAVLDRVGRVLNRRNLPFFFQQVVGGALATGAALVMYATDLLPSVRPSMLVAVGIVVLLSGLSLVSTVQDAISGYNVTAAGRTVEIALLTAGLISGIALALRAGVQFGIQTSIAEPLPALITDVPVQFAAGAATSFCFAMASYAQPRALLVAAVAGAVGTTSYGLLAVTGTNAITSSGVAAALVGFGGAVLSRRLRIPTLVVSVAGIGPLLPGWTIYRGLYQLTAEGDSAGLSTLVLATGIALALAGGVVLGEHLARPVRSGLGRLERRFVTPRTASTRVNPV, encoded by the coding sequence GTGAGCCTGGGTCGCGCACGTCCCAGTTGGCTGCGTCGGAGCACGCGGACCAGCGTTGACCAGCCGAAACCGCAGGCCGCGGTGTTCGGTCCGGTGCCGCTGGACGAGTCGACCGTCAACCTGGTGCTGGACCTGGCGCTGCGGGTGGGCGAGGCGGAGCTGGCGAGCGGGGTCGGGGCGGCGGACGTGACGGCCACGATCATCGACGTGACGGCCGCGTATGGCCTTCCCCACACCGAGGTGGACGTGACGTTCACCGCGATCACGGTGTGCTGCCACCGCGGCACCGAGGCCGCGCCGATCACCACGTTGCGGGTGGTGCGGTCGCGCAGCCTGGACTTCACGCGGCTGGCCGAACTGGAGCTGCTGATCGGCCGGATGAAGTCCGGCGCGATCACGCCGCGCGACGCCCACGCGGAGCTGGACCGGATCACCACGGCGCCGCACCCGTACCCGCGCTGGGTCGCCACGGCGGCGTGGGCGGGCATGGCGGCGGGGGTGGCGGTCCTGGTCGGCGGCGGGCCGCTGCTGGCGTTGACGGCGGCGTTCGTGACCGCCGTGCTGGACCGGGTCGGCCGGGTGCTGAACCGGCGGAACCTGCCGTTCTTCTTCCAGCAGGTGGTCGGCGGGGCGCTGGCCACGGGGGCCGCGCTGGTCATGTACGCCACGGACCTGCTGCCGAGCGTGCGGCCGTCGATGCTGGTCGCGGTCGGGATCGTGGTGCTGCTGTCCGGGCTGTCGCTGGTGAGCACCGTGCAGGACGCGATCAGCGGCTACAACGTCACCGCGGCGGGCAGGACGGTGGAGATCGCGCTGCTCACGGCGGGACTGATCTCCGGCATCGCGCTGGCGCTGCGGGCGGGTGTGCAGTTCGGGATCCAGACCTCGATCGCGGAGCCGCTGCCCGCGCTGATCACCGACGTCCCGGTGCAGTTCGCCGCGGGCGCCGCGACCTCGTTCTGCTTCGCCATGGCGAGCTACGCGCAGCCGAGGGCGCTGCTGGTCGCGGCGGTCGCGGGCGCGGTCGGCACGACGTCGTACGGGCTGCTGGCGGTCACCGGGACGAACGCGATCACCAGCTCCGGGGTCGCGGCCGCGCTGGTGGGCTTCGGCGGCGCGGTCCTGTCCCGGCGGCTGCGCATCCCCACGCTGGTCGTGTCCGTGGCGGGCATAGGGCCGCTGCTGCCCGGCTGGACGATCTACCGCGGGCTCTACCAGCTCACCGCCGAAGGCGACTCCGCTGGCCTGTCGACGCTCGTGCTGGCGACCGGCATCGCGCTCGCGCTGGCGGGCGGCGTGGTGCTGGGCGAGCACCTCGCCCGCCCCGTCCGCAGCGGTCTCGGCCGCCTCGAACGGCGGTTCGTGACGCCCCGCACTGCGTCGACTCGGGTGAACCCGGTGTGA